The following proteins are encoded in a genomic region of Cellulomonas sp. ES6:
- a CDS encoding AAA family ATPase, which produces MLGKDDDGRRFLTGTFDEVNSAAPHPHPVPSFHSTREHRRFIEFADTVRTHRYIGLCWGPPGIGKTLSARKYAGVDDWEQWQSVVADTVGPVPPRVLEARTAFYTPTVAATIKQIDQGLPRACQAISYAIDYAELGLVDPYLYDASRSSGRTELLIIDEADRLKSTGLEQVRDYYDRHHMGVILIGMPGIEKRLARYPQLYSRIGFAHEYRPLGTDELTAVLTARLPPQHHTDHDPIAHATALATIARITAGNFRLLDRLITQIERVQTINDLHILTPELVDAAREALLIGH; this is translated from the coding sequence GTGCTCGGCAAAGACGACGACGGCCGGCGGTTCCTCACCGGCACCTTCGACGAGGTCAACTCCGCCGCCCCGCACCCTCACCCCGTCCCGTCCTTCCACAGCACCCGCGAGCACCGGCGGTTCATCGAGTTCGCCGACACCGTGCGCACCCACCGCTACATCGGACTGTGCTGGGGCCCACCCGGGATAGGCAAGACACTCTCAGCCCGCAAATACGCCGGCGTCGACGACTGGGAGCAATGGCAGTCCGTGGTCGCCGACACCGTCGGACCCGTACCGCCGCGCGTCCTAGAAGCACGCACCGCGTTCTACACCCCCACGGTGGCCGCGACCATCAAGCAGATCGACCAGGGCCTGCCCCGAGCCTGCCAAGCGATCTCCTACGCCATCGACTACGCCGAGCTCGGCCTCGTCGACCCCTACCTCTACGACGCCTCACGCTCCTCCGGGCGCACCGAGCTCCTGATCATCGACGAAGCCGACCGGCTCAAGAGCACCGGCCTCGAGCAAGTCCGCGACTACTACGACCGCCACCACATGGGCGTCATTCTCATCGGCATGCCCGGCATCGAGAAGCGCCTCGCTCGCTACCCCCAGCTCTACAGCCGCATCGGCTTCGCCCACGAGTACCGGCCCCTCGGCACCGACGAGCTCACCGCTGTCCTCACAGCGCGCCTACCCCCGCAGCACCACACCGACCACGACCCGATCGCCCACGCCACCGCCCTGGCCACCATCGCCCGCATCACCGCCGGCAACTTCCGACTCCTCGATCGCCTGATCACCCAGATCGAACGCGTCCAGACCATCAACGACCTCCACATCCTCACCCCAGAGCTCGTCGACGCCGCCAGAGAAGCCCTCCTCATCGGCCACTGA
- a CDS encoding recombinase family protein, which translates to MHILGYARVSTTDQDASLQIDALTKAGCYRVFVDTGSGSLQRRPELDKLLDQLRPGDTLVVWRLDRLGRSIRHLIDQLRVLADRGVGFRSLQETIDTTSPGGRLVFHVFAALAEFERDLIRERTNAGLAAARARGRTGGRPSALSADQVRAARRMYEQKDMTVAQIGQVLGVSRTTIYRALNRPPAGAAPSRATSAV; encoded by the coding sequence ATCCACATTTTGGGCTACGCGCGCGTGTCGACGACCGACCAGGACGCCTCGCTCCAGATCGACGCGTTGACGAAGGCCGGGTGTTACCGGGTGTTCGTGGACACCGGCTCCGGGTCGCTGCAGCGCCGGCCCGAGCTGGACAAGCTGCTGGACCAGCTGCGCCCGGGGGACACGCTGGTGGTGTGGCGGCTGGACCGGCTCGGCCGGTCGATACGCCACCTGATCGACCAGCTGCGGGTCCTGGCCGACCGGGGCGTGGGGTTCCGGTCCTTGCAGGAGACGATCGACACCACCTCCCCGGGCGGACGGCTGGTGTTCCACGTCTTCGCGGCCCTGGCCGAGTTCGAGCGTGACCTGATCCGAGAACGGACCAACGCCGGCCTGGCGGCCGCTCGCGCACGGGGCCGCACCGGTGGGCGGCCGTCGGCGCTGTCCGCGGACCAGGTCCGGGCTGCCCGGCGGATGTACGAGCAGAAGGACATGACCGTCGCCCAGATCGGTCAGGTGCTCGGCGTCTCCCGCACCACGATCTACCGGGCCTTGAATCGCCCACCCGCCGGTGCGGCGCCGTCACGAGCCACGAGCGCCGTGTAG
- a CDS encoding Mu transposase C-terminal domain-containing protein: MDADGRWRILRLHVEDQVPLAALARHHGLGVRTLERWHARYRAGGLPALGRLPRADAGGHRLPAELIALIEGLGLTRPRPPIAAIHRTVVKVCAGTGWPVPSYGVVRSIITALDPGMVTLALEGPSSYRDKYELALRRTADRPNAMWQADHTLLDIVLVGTDGKPARPWLTVVMDDCSRAICGYTVFFGAPSAMYTALAWRQAIWPKTDPRWPMCGIPEVLYVDHGWDFTSDHLARTAVDLHVRLIHSAVARPQGRGKVERFFGTVNTELLTTLPRSGAERWPAPALSLADLDAAVGAFVLDYNDRAHSELGVSPRAAWIADGWLPRLPDSLQALDGLLLTVARSRTVRRDGIHFQGLRYVAPTLAGFVGRPVVIRYDPRDITEIRVFDHDQFLCTAVDQDHHAQQISLKDVQAARNARRRAVRRGINERIAVVAAHTLDAPARPVPPRMPSVARLKVYREDLR; encoded by the coding sequence GTGGACGCGGACGGGCGGTGGCGGATCCTGCGGCTACATGTCGAGGACCAGGTCCCGCTCGCCGCGCTGGCCCGTCACCACGGCCTGGGCGTGCGCACGCTGGAACGCTGGCATGCCCGCTACCGCGCCGGCGGCCTGCCGGCCCTGGGACGACTGCCGCGGGCGGACGCCGGGGGGCATCGCCTACCGGCGGAACTCATCGCCCTGATCGAAGGGCTCGGACTGACCCGACCCCGCCCACCAATCGCCGCAATCCACCGAACGGTGGTGAAGGTCTGCGCCGGCACCGGGTGGCCGGTCCCGTCCTACGGCGTCGTCCGATCGATCATCACCGCCCTGGACCCCGGCATGGTCACCCTCGCCCTCGAGGGACCGAGTTCCTACCGGGACAAGTACGAGCTCGCGCTACGGCGGACCGCGGACCGGCCCAACGCGATGTGGCAGGCGGACCACACTTTGCTGGACATCGTGCTCGTCGGCACGGACGGCAAGCCGGCCCGGCCGTGGTTGACCGTGGTGATGGACGACTGCTCCCGCGCGATCTGCGGCTACACGGTCTTCTTCGGTGCGCCGTCGGCGATGTACACCGCACTGGCGTGGCGGCAGGCGATCTGGCCCAAGACCGACCCGCGATGGCCGATGTGCGGTATCCCCGAGGTGCTGTACGTCGATCACGGGTGGGACTTCACCAGCGACCACCTGGCCCGTACCGCGGTCGACCTGCACGTCCGCCTGATCCACTCCGCCGTCGCGCGACCCCAAGGCCGGGGCAAGGTCGAACGCTTCTTCGGCACGGTCAACACCGAGCTGCTCACGACCCTGCCCCGCAGTGGCGCGGAGCGCTGGCCAGCGCCAGCCCTGTCCTTGGCCGACCTCGACGCCGCGGTCGGGGCGTTCGTCCTGGACTACAACGACCGGGCCCACAGCGAACTGGGTGTCTCGCCGCGGGCGGCGTGGATCGCCGACGGGTGGCTGCCACGCCTTCCCGACAGCCTCCAGGCGCTGGACGGGCTGCTGCTGACCGTAGCCCGATCCAGGACGGTGCGTCGCGACGGCATCCACTTCCAGGGCCTGCGCTACGTGGCACCGACCCTCGCCGGCTTCGTCGGGCGCCCCGTGGTCATCCGCTATGACCCCAGAGACATCACCGAGATCCGCGTCTTCGACCACGACCAGTTCCTGTGCACCGCCGTCGACCAGGACCACCACGCGCAGCAGATCAGCCTCAAGGACGTCCAAGCCGCCCGCAACGCCCGTCGCCGCGCCGTGCGCCGAGGCATCAATGAGCGGATCGCCGTCGTCGCCGCCCACACCCTCGACGCCCCTGCCAGGCCAGTGCCGCCGCGGATGCCGAGCGTGGCGCGGCTCAAGGTCTACAGGGAGGACCTCAGGTGA
- a CDS encoding AAA family ATPase, with protein MSERFIVTKEHRRFTEFADSVRRGRTIGMCFGPAGVGKTVSARRYAHWDQAHELLTDWGPRSDDDAKIYAALAKNRTALYTPGVLTTPRLLREDLDRIITRTSICIQQHLEVPGRIPVDRWGTRRTTNYVQLVIVDESERLSSTALELLRDRYDRDQIALMLIGMPGLEKQFTHYPQFYSRVGFAHQYRPLSNDELLFVLQRHWRTLGKTVNPDDFTDAQAIAAISRITRGNFRLLERLFPQIERVLKINELQTITSDVVEAAASTLVIGVN; from the coding sequence GTGAGCGAACGCTTCATCGTGACCAAGGAGCACCGCCGGTTCACCGAGTTCGCCGACTCCGTCCGGCGCGGGCGCACCATCGGGATGTGCTTCGGACCGGCCGGGGTCGGTAAGACCGTCTCCGCACGCCGCTACGCCCACTGGGACCAAGCCCACGAGCTGCTGACCGACTGGGGCCCACGCAGCGACGACGACGCCAAGATCTATGCTGCGCTGGCCAAGAATCGCACCGCCCTGTACACACCCGGGGTCCTGACCACCCCGCGGCTGCTGCGCGAAGACCTGGACCGGATCATCACGCGCACCAGCATCTGCATCCAGCAGCACCTCGAGGTCCCCGGCCGCATCCCCGTGGACCGGTGGGGCACCCGGCGCACCACCAACTACGTCCAGCTCGTCATCGTCGACGAGTCCGAACGCCTGAGCTCCACCGCCCTCGAGCTCCTACGGGACCGCTACGACCGCGACCAGATCGCCCTGATGCTCATCGGCATGCCTGGGCTCGAGAAGCAGTTCACCCACTACCCCCAGTTCTACAGTCGCGTCGGCTTCGCCCATCAGTACCGGCCCCTGAGCAACGACGAGCTGCTCTTCGTCCTCCAACGCCACTGGCGCACCCTCGGCAAGACGGTCAACCCCGACGACTTCACCGACGCCCAGGCCATCGCCGCGATCAGCCGCATCACCCGCGGCAACTTCCGCCTCCTCGAGCGACTCTTCCCCCAGATCGAACGCGTCCTGAAGATCAACGAGTTGCAGACCATCACTAGCGACGTCGTTGAAGCGGCCGCCAGCACCCTCGTTATCGGCGTCAACTAG
- a CDS encoding C40 family peptidase, translating into MATSGMVVSLVAAPASAAVPSHHESRIALLDTARLTSAARAVIESGPVVATPAEATWTFDNPVATAVTPPPAPEPEPEPQPEQAPAATRSTARDETPAPSPGIGAPAPASANGSAIVEAASSLVGVPYVWGGTTPSGFDCSGFTSYVYAQVGVTLPRTSAQQRYAGVEVPRDQAQPGDLIWSPGHISIYAGGNLQVDAPVPGKAVQIREIWQTSPVFIRVG; encoded by the coding sequence GTGGCGACGTCGGGCATGGTCGTCTCCCTGGTGGCAGCCCCGGCGTCCGCGGCGGTGCCCTCCCATCACGAGAGCCGGATCGCGCTGCTGGACACTGCACGACTCACGTCGGCGGCCAGAGCGGTGATCGAGTCCGGGCCGGTCGTCGCGACTCCGGCCGAGGCGACCTGGACGTTCGACAATCCCGTTGCTACGGCGGTAACGCCACCGCCGGCCCCCGAGCCGGAGCCGGAGCCGCAGCCCGAGCAGGCCCCGGCTGCGACTCGCAGCACGGCCCGGGACGAGACGCCTGCACCGTCGCCCGGGATCGGGGCGCCCGCGCCGGCCAGCGCGAACGGCAGCGCGATCGTCGAGGCAGCATCGAGCCTCGTGGGGGTGCCCTACGTGTGGGGCGGCACCACGCCCAGCGGCTTCGACTGCTCGGGGTTCACCTCGTACGTGTACGCGCAGGTCGGGGTGACGCTGCCGCGGACGTCCGCGCAGCAGCGGTACGCGGGGGTCGAGGTGCCGCGGGACCAGGCTCAGCCCGGCGACCTGATCTGGTCGCCGGGGCACATCTCGATCTACGCCGGCGGGAACCTGCAGGTCGATGCGCCGGTTCCGGGCAAGGCCGTGCAGATCCGCGAGATCTGGCAGACCTCGCCGGTGTTCATCCGGGTCGGCTGA
- a CDS encoding multicopper oxidase family protein — protein MIRRRPVVVATTAVVLAAGGAAFAVSRALAPAADTAVQESIDLPAVDRYDITGATTQGVVDLDITTAEMTLGGRSVERYLYADAASEVVHGAGVPIVVDVGQRLQIDVTNSTDTATNIHWHGMSVPADQDGPGILIEPGREHRYEFTAARPGTYWYHSHERPVRDQVDRGMYAPFIVREPADARYDLDQVLVLDDWVVDRTTGHMEVVGDVDTVNGRTGQDIEPISITGGQIAKLRLVNASTAKTQDLTFPLDVRVTHTDGAPLVEPYNTRRLSIAPGERYDVEVAPVGHLGSGLSITNERDNGMTIPVHYTASDAPAAVSPFIPPAPSDLDPDLLSREPDIEMVLADAMTMSAGMGMAWTINGDVFPDAETFDVQVGRTYLVRFRNAGQHRMDHPMHVHGAHFRVLSTDGQALEREVWKDTVAVPPDSYVDVAVTFEQPGTWMVHCHILDHEDAGMMTSITAT, from the coding sequence ATGATCCGCCGTCGTCCTGTCGTCGTCGCAACGACCGCCGTCGTCCTGGCCGCGGGCGGTGCTGCGTTCGCGGTCAGCCGTGCGCTGGCTCCCGCCGCAGACACCGCGGTCCAGGAGAGCATCGATCTCCCCGCGGTCGACCGGTACGACATCACCGGAGCGACCACGCAGGGGGTCGTCGACCTCGACATCACCACCGCAGAGATGACGCTGGGTGGTCGGTCCGTCGAACGGTATCTCTACGCGGACGCTGCAAGCGAAGTCGTCCACGGGGCCGGGGTGCCGATCGTCGTCGACGTAGGGCAGCGGCTGCAGATCGACGTCACGAACTCGACCGACACCGCGACCAACATCCACTGGCACGGGATGAGCGTGCCCGCCGACCAGGACGGTCCAGGCATCCTGATCGAACCCGGACGAGAGCACCGGTACGAGTTCACCGCTGCCCGCCCAGGAACGTACTGGTACCACTCACACGAACGACCGGTGCGCGACCAGGTCGATCGCGGCATGTATGCACCGTTCATCGTCCGCGAACCCGCGGACGCGCGCTACGACCTCGACCAGGTCCTCGTGCTCGACGACTGGGTCGTGGATCGCACCACCGGTCACATGGAGGTCGTCGGCGACGTCGACACCGTCAACGGCCGCACCGGCCAGGACATCGAGCCGATCAGCATCACCGGCGGGCAGATCGCCAAGCTCCGGCTGGTGAACGCCTCGACCGCCAAGACCCAGGACCTGACGTTCCCACTCGACGTGCGCGTCACCCACACCGACGGCGCACCCCTCGTCGAGCCCTACAACACCCGCCGGCTCAGCATCGCCCCAGGCGAGCGCTACGACGTCGAGGTCGCCCCGGTCGGCCACCTGGGGTCGGGCTTGTCGATCACCAACGAGCGCGACAACGGAATGACCATCCCCGTCCACTACACCGCCTCGGACGCTCCCGCGGCCGTCTCGCCCTTCATCCCGCCCGCACCCAGCGACCTCGACCCCGACCTGCTGAGCCGCGAACCGGACATCGAGATGGTGCTCGCCGACGCGATGACGATGTCCGCAGGCATGGGCATGGCCTGGACGATCAACGGCGACGTCTTCCCCGACGCTGAGACGTTCGACGTGCAGGTCGGGCGCACCTACCTCGTGCGTTTCCGCAACGCCGGGCAGCACCGAATGGACCACCCGATGCACGTGCACGGCGCGCACTTCCGGGTGCTATCCACCGACGGCCAGGCCCTCGAGCGGGAAGTGTGGAAGGACACCGTGGCGGTGCCACCGGACAGCTACGTCGACGTCGCCGTGACCTTCGAGCAGCCCGGGACCTGGATGGTCCACTGCCACATCCTCGATCACGAGGACGCCGGGATGATGACCAGCATCACGGCGACATGA
- a CDS encoding DUF2752 domain-containing protein, translated as MRRRDRRPPRQPPGPTHVATPPASRSWITVSLDERDRWPALAPVAALGLVAAGLMAWLGLPPVDLHGPLHRWFSVMDPLCGGTRSVRLAAMGDLAAAWKYNPLGPILMTGAALAVLRWCAGTATSRWLGLDLADRRPARAAAGLITTLLLALLAVRQQLNVELLR; from the coding sequence ATGAGACGGCGCGACCGGCGCCCGCCGCGGCAGCCACCCGGCCCGACCCACGTCGCCACCCCGCCGGCGTCGCGCTCGTGGATCACCGTCAGCCTCGACGAGCGAGACCGGTGGCCGGCGCTCGCGCCCGTCGCAGCGCTCGGTCTAGTGGCCGCAGGGCTGATGGCCTGGCTGGGCCTGCCGCCGGTGGACCTTCACGGGCCGCTGCACCGCTGGTTTTCTGTCATGGACCCCCTGTGCGGCGGAACGCGGTCCGTGCGGCTCGCCGCGATGGGCGATCTCGCAGCAGCATGGAAATACAACCCGCTCGGCCCGATCCTGATGACCGGGGCCGCGCTGGCTGTGCTGCGGTGGTGCGCCGGCACCGCGACCAGCAGATGGCTCGGGCTCGACCTCGCCGACCGCCGGCCTGCGCGTGCCGCTGCGGGGCTGATCACGACACTGCTGCTCGCCTTGCTCGCGGTCCGCCAGCAGCTCAACGTCGAGCTCCTGCGGTAG
- a CDS encoding metal-sensitive transcriptional regulator has translation MRTTAEDEAVLRRLRRLEGQVRGVATMIESGSYCIDVLTQIAAASGALQAVARQLLDDHIRHCLSQAAQASADVQDERVDEVSQAIARLLRA, from the coding sequence ATGAGGACCACGGCTGAAGACGAGGCCGTTCTCCGGCGCCTGCGCCGCCTTGAAGGGCAAGTGCGCGGCGTCGCGACCATGATCGAGAGCGGTTCGTACTGCATCGACGTGCTCACGCAGATCGCCGCCGCATCCGGTGCCCTCCAGGCAGTCGCGCGTCAACTCCTCGACGACCACATCCGTCACTGCCTCTCGCAAGCCGCGCAGGCGTCCGCAGACGTGCAGGACGAGCGTGTCGACGAGGTATCGCAGGCGATCGCCCGCCTGCTTCGCGCCTGA
- a CDS encoding heavy metal translocating P-type ATPase, which translates to MSLEDHTGHGPVDAPSTAHHGHGGHTPDGQTTQEHHGHPATVTAAVPPDHQDAHGGHEGHTGHGSHAGHVDRFRRLFWVMLVLAVPVVAASAMFAMLLGYELPDATWVAWVSPVLGTVMFTWGGAPFLTGAAQELRAKRPGMMLLVALAITVAFVASWLATLGVVAHGLDFWWELALLIVIMLLGHWIEMRSLAQTTSALDSLAALLPDEAERVEGNDVVRVAPSDLAVDDVVLVRPGARVPADGAIIDGAAEMDESMVTGESRTVRRSAGDRVVAGTVATDSALRLRVTAVGDDTALAGIRRLVLEAQNSTSRAQRLADTAAALLFWFALGAAAVTAVVWSIAGQPDAAVIRTITVLVIACPHALGLAIPLVVSIATERAARGGILVKDRLALESMRTVSTVVFDKTGTLTKGQPTVTDVRPTPGFDRDEVLALAAAAEADSEHPLAQAIVSAASDLHVPAAAEFTSSPAVGVRARVGGRTVEVGGPSLLHQSGVDELDGIDQWRSEGAIILHVLVDGRPAGALKLADEIREESRAAIRQLHDRDVDVVMITGDAEAVARTVAAEIGIDRVFAGVRPEDKSAKVAELQREGGTVAMVGDGVNDAPALAQADVGIAIGAGTDVAIASAGVILASDDPRSVVSVIDLSTASYRKMKQNLWWAAGYNLIAVPLAAGVLAPIGFVMPMSVGAILMSVSTIVVALNAQLLRRLDLRPR; encoded by the coding sequence ATGAGCCTCGAGGACCACACCGGGCACGGGCCCGTCGATGCACCGAGTACGGCCCACCACGGACATGGAGGGCACACGCCCGACGGGCAGACGACGCAGGAGCACCATGGGCACCCCGCGACCGTGACTGCAGCGGTGCCGCCTGACCACCAGGACGCGCACGGTGGCCACGAGGGGCATACAGGCCACGGCAGCCATGCCGGTCACGTCGACCGGTTCCGCCGCCTGTTCTGGGTCATGCTCGTGCTCGCGGTCCCGGTCGTCGCCGCCAGCGCCATGTTCGCGATGCTCCTGGGCTACGAGCTGCCCGACGCAACCTGGGTGGCGTGGGTCTCGCCCGTGCTCGGCACGGTCATGTTCACTTGGGGCGGCGCGCCGTTCCTGACCGGTGCCGCCCAGGAGCTGCGCGCCAAGCGCCCCGGGATGATGCTGCTCGTCGCGTTGGCGATCACCGTGGCGTTCGTCGCGTCGTGGCTCGCGACCCTGGGTGTCGTCGCCCACGGACTCGACTTCTGGTGGGAGCTCGCGCTTCTCATCGTGATCATGCTGCTCGGGCACTGGATCGAGATGCGCTCGCTCGCTCAGACGACCTCCGCTCTCGACTCCCTGGCCGCTCTGCTGCCCGACGAGGCCGAGCGCGTCGAGGGCAACGACGTGGTCCGGGTCGCCCCGTCCGACCTCGCGGTCGACGACGTGGTGCTCGTGCGACCCGGAGCCAGGGTTCCCGCAGACGGCGCGATCATCGACGGCGCCGCCGAGATGGACGAGTCGATGGTCACCGGTGAGTCCCGCACCGTGCGGCGCTCCGCCGGGGACCGGGTTGTCGCCGGCACCGTCGCCACCGACTCCGCCCTACGGCTGCGGGTGACCGCCGTCGGAGACGACACCGCGCTGGCCGGCATCCGCAGGCTCGTGCTCGAAGCGCAGAACTCGACCTCGCGCGCGCAGCGACTGGCGGACACGGCAGCCGCGCTGCTGTTCTGGTTCGCCCTCGGTGCGGCCGCCGTCACCGCCGTCGTCTGGTCGATCGCCGGCCAGCCCGACGCTGCCGTGATCCGCACCATCACCGTCCTGGTGATCGCCTGCCCCCACGCCCTCGGCCTGGCGATCCCCCTCGTGGTGTCCATCGCCACCGAGCGCGCCGCCCGCGGCGGCATCCTCGTCAAGGACCGCCTGGCCCTGGAGAGCATGCGCACGGTCAGCACCGTGGTGTTCGACAAGACCGGCACCCTGACCAAGGGCCAGCCGACCGTGACCGACGTGCGGCCCACCCCCGGTTTCGACCGCGACGAGGTTCTGGCGCTGGCCGCGGCCGCCGAGGCCGACAGCGAGCACCCGCTCGCGCAGGCGATCGTCTCGGCCGCGAGCGACCTGCACGTGCCGGCCGCCGCCGAGTTCACCTCGTCCCCAGCGGTCGGCGTCCGCGCCCGCGTCGGCGGCCGGACCGTCGAGGTCGGAGGCCCCAGCCTGCTGCACCAGAGCGGTGTCGACGAGCTCGATGGCATCGACCAATGGCGCAGCGAAGGAGCGATCATTCTGCATGTGCTCGTCGACGGCCGCCCGGCCGGGGCTCTGAAGCTCGCCGACGAGATCCGCGAGGAGTCCCGGGCCGCGATCCGGCAGCTCCACGACCGCGACGTCGACGTCGTGATGATCACTGGCGACGCGGAGGCCGTCGCCCGCACCGTCGCCGCCGAGATCGGCATCGACCGGGTCTTCGCCGGTGTCCGGCCCGAGGACAAGTCCGCCAAGGTCGCCGAGCTCCAGCGCGAGGGAGGCACCGTGGCGATGGTCGGCGACGGCGTCAACGACGCCCCCGCCCTCGCGCAGGCCGATGTCGGCATCGCCATCGGCGCCGGCACCGATGTCGCGATCGCCTCCGCCGGCGTGATCCTCGCCAGCGACGACCCTCGATCCGTCGTCTCGGTCATCGATCTGTCCACTGCCAGCTACCGCAAGATGAAGCAGAACCTGTGGTGGGCCGCTGGCTACAACCTCATCGCTGTGCCGCTTGCCGCCGGCGTGCTCGCACCCATCGGTTTCGTCATGCCGATGTCCGTCGGGGCCATCCTCATGTCCGTGTCCACGATCGTCGTCGCCCTGAACGCTCAGCTCCTGCGTCGACTGGATCTGCGGCCACGTTGA
- a CDS encoding GNAT family N-acetyltransferase yields MQPEHAQAVLGIHASGIATGTATFQSNPPTWDEFDAGHLAEHRFVALDGDTVLGWVAVSPVSGRCVYAGVVEHSAYVAPEARGRGVGRALLDHLLESAGAAGIWTVQSGVFPQNIASLALHEAAGFRVVGTRERLGLICRGPHAGTWLDVVLLEKRL; encoded by the coding sequence ATGCAGCCCGAGCACGCCCAGGCGGTGCTGGGGATCCACGCATCGGGGATCGCGACCGGCACGGCGACGTTCCAGTCCAACCCGCCGACGTGGGACGAGTTCGATGCCGGCCACCTGGCCGAGCACCGCTTCGTCGCCCTGGACGGCGACACCGTTCTCGGCTGGGTCGCCGTCTCCCCGGTCTCGGGGCGCTGCGTCTACGCCGGCGTCGTCGAGCACTCGGCCTACGTGGCACCCGAAGCCCGCGGCCGCGGCGTGGGCAGAGCGCTGCTCGACCACCTGCTCGAGTCCGCCGGCGCAGCCGGCATCTGGACCGTCCAGTCCGGTGTCTTCCCGCAGAACATCGCCAGCCTCGCCCTCCACGAGGCGGCCGGGTTCCGCGTCGTCGGCACGCGCGAGCGGCTCGGACTGATTTGTCGCGGACCTCACGCCGGCACCTGGCTCGACGTCGTGCTGCTGGAGAAGCGGCTGTAG
- a CDS encoding metalloregulator ArsR/SmtB family transcription factor, producing the protein MALDLLPVTSTASTGCCSPVTGSTMSAEDAERTARTLKALADPARLRLLSIIAAHDGGEACVCDLTEPVGLSQPTVSHHLKVLTEAGFVTREKRGVWAYYTLVPDAVRALTAHLGDHLLDRPAA; encoded by the coding sequence ATGGCTCTCGACTTGCTCCCGGTGACCTCGACGGCGTCGACGGGCTGCTGCAGCCCCGTGACCGGCTCGACGATGAGCGCCGAGGACGCCGAGCGCACCGCCCGCACCCTCAAGGCGCTTGCCGACCCCGCCCGTCTGCGGCTGCTGTCGATCATCGCCGCGCACGACGGCGGGGAGGCGTGCGTCTGCGACCTCACCGAGCCCGTCGGGCTCTCCCAGCCGACCGTGTCGCACCACCTCAAGGTGCTCACCGAGGCCGGCTTCGTCACCCGCGAGAAGCGCGGCGTGTGGGCGTACTACACGCTCGTCCCGGACGCGGTGCGGGCGCTGACCGCGCACCTCGGAGACCACCTCCTCGATCGGCCGGCCGCGTGA
- the arsM gene encoding arsenite methyltransferase, with the protein MAQDIREQVRARCALAAVQGAGDAGCCGGDSAGGCGPTDLVIDERFGAGLYGADDAAAVPAEALAASLGCGNPLMVAELREGERVLDLGSGGGIDVLLSARRVGASGFAYGVDMTDEMLDLARANAAKAGASNVEFRKGTIEDLPLDDAAVDVVISNCVVNLSPDKPAVLAEAFRVLVPGGRFGISDVVAEDHLTPEQRAERGSYVGCIAGALSRTEYLHGLAAAGFVDAEIEFTHPVAEGMHGAVVRARKPKSDED; encoded by the coding sequence ATGGCACAGGACATCCGAGAGCAGGTGAGGGCCCGCTGCGCCCTGGCGGCCGTGCAGGGCGCCGGGGACGCGGGTTGTTGCGGCGGGGACTCCGCCGGTGGGTGCGGGCCGACGGACCTGGTGATCGACGAGCGGTTCGGCGCAGGGCTGTACGGGGCGGACGACGCGGCGGCGGTGCCGGCCGAGGCGCTGGCGGCCTCGCTCGGGTGCGGGAACCCGCTGATGGTCGCCGAGCTGCGCGAGGGCGAGCGGGTGCTGGACCTGGGCTCGGGCGGCGGGATCGACGTGCTGCTGTCCGCGCGGCGGGTCGGGGCGTCCGGGTTCGCCTACGGGGTCGACATGACCGACGAGATGCTCGACCTGGCCCGCGCCAACGCGGCCAAGGCCGGTGCGAGCAACGTGGAGTTCCGCAAGGGCACCATCGAGGACCTGCCCCTGGACGACGCCGCGGTCGACGTCGTGATCTCCAACTGCGTGGTGAACCTGTCCCCGGACAAGCCGGCGGTGCTGGCCGAGGCGTTCCGGGTGCTCGTGCCCGGCGGCCGGTTCGGGATCTCCGACGTGGTCGCCGAGGACCACCTGACCCCCGAGCAGCGCGCCGAGCGCGGCTCCTACGTCGGGTGCATCGCCGGGGCGCTGTCACGGACGGAGTACTTGCACGGGCTCGCAGCGGCGGGGTTCGTCGACGCCGAGATCGAGTTCACCCACCCCGTCGCCGAGGGCATGCACGGCGCCGTGGTGCGCGCCCGCAAGCCGAAGTCCGATGAGGACTGA